ACCCTGCGGGTCCTGACGTTCCTGGCCACGCAGCCCGGTCCCGTACCGATGGAGCGCATCGCCTCCGCGGTCGGGTTGCCGCGCTCGTCGACGTACCACTTGCTGCGGGCAATGATCGACGAGGGATTCGTCGTGCATCTGCCCGAGGAGAAGCGGTACGGGCTCGGGGTGGCGGCGTTCGAGATCGGGTCCGCGTACCTGCGGCACGATCCGCTGGAGCGGTTGGCGCGGCCGCTGCTCGCGCAGTTGGTGCACGAGGTGGGGCAGACGGCGCATCTCGGCGTACTGCATGGTCGGGAGCTGGTGTACCTGCTGAAGGAGCAGCCGCCGCGGCCCGTCACGTTGGTGACCGATGTCGGCGTACGCCTGCCTGCCACGCTCACGGCGTCCGGTCGCGCGTTGCTGGCCGAGTTGCCGCCGGCTCAGGTACGGGCGTTGTTCCCGGCGCCGGAGTCCTTCGTACGGCGAACCGACCTCGGACCGCAGACACTGACCCAACTGCGCCGCATCCTCGCCGACGAAAAACGCCAGGGCTTCGCGGTCGAGGACTCCTTCATCACACCCGGCGTCGCCTCGGTAGCCAGCGCCGCCGTAGACCACGCCGGCCACCCGGTAGCCGCCATCAGCGTCACCTTCCGCACCGACGCAGTCCCCACCACCGAACGCCCCCACCTCGCCCACAAAATCCGCCAAGCCGCCAAAGCCCTAACCCGCCGCCTCCACGGCTGAAGCGGGTTACCAGGAGGATTTGGTGATGCCGGGGAGTTCGCCTCGGTGGGCTAGTTCTCGGAAGTGGATTCGGGAGAGGCCGGCTTTGCCGATGTAGCCGCGGGGGCGGCCGTCCGTGATGTCGCGGTTGCGGATGCGGGTGGGGCTGGCGTCTCTCGGGAGCTTTTGGAGCTTGAGTTGCGCCTCGGCGCGGTCGGCGGGCGACGTGTCCGGGGCGGCGATGATCGCCTTCAGGGCGGCCCGTCGCTCGGAGTAGCGGGCGACGGTACGGCGGCGGTGGTTGTTGCGGGCGCTCTTCGCCGTGGTGGCCATTACCGCTCTTCGCGGAAGTCGACGTGGGCGCGGAGTTTGGGGTCGTACTTGCGGATCACCAGGCGGTCGGGATTGTTCCGGCGGTTCTTGCGCGTTACGTAGGTGAAGCCGGTACCCGCCGTGCTGCGGAGCTTGACGATGGGGCGGAGGTCGTTGCGCTTGGCCATGCTGTCCTTTCTCTGACCGGTGGCCCATAGGGTACTTTGTATTGGTTATCATTTTCAACAAGACAGGAGAGCAGATGATTCCGGTGACCTTGCTGACGGGCCTCGACGACGGGTTCCGCGGCGCCGTCGCGGGGAATCTGCTGGCCGCCGCCGGCCCGCGGGGCGTCCTGGTGGAGTACGACGTGAGCGCCCTGAGCACCGGCTCCGTCGTACGGATCGCCCGCACCGCCACCGGCGTGATCGACCGCGAGGTGATCACGATGGACCACCCGTGCGTCTCCTGCGCGATGCGCGGATCACTCGTCCAGCTACTGGCGAGCATCGCCGCTGTCGACCAGTACGACGCCGCGATCGTCAACGTCCCCACCGCCGGCGACACGCACGCGATCGCGAACGAGATCGACCACGACACCGACCTCTACGTCGACGCAGTCATCACCACGATCGACACGACGACCGCGACCGCCGACCTCACCGGCGAAGAGCTGATCCGGGAGCGCGGCATCCCGACCGCGGCCGAGGACGGCCGCGCGATCGCCGAGGTCGTCGTACGGCAGCTCGAGTACGCCGACGCAGCCGTCCTCAGCACCGACGACGAGAGCACCCGTGCCCTCATCCAGGCGATCAACCCGAAGCTCCTGATCAAGACCAGTCCGGCCGACCTCCTCGGCGTACGGCTGCATGTTCCCGGCACCACCGTCGAGCCCGGCTCGATCGCGGCGCCTGTCGACGGACGAACCTTCGTCTGGCAGTCCGCCCGGCCGTTCCACCCCGAGCGGCTGTACGACGCCCTCGAGGACCTGGTCGCCGGCACCGCCCGCGGCCGCGGCACGCTCTGGATCGCGACCCAGCACCGCAGCCGGCTCAGCTGGGACAGCTTCGGCACGAACGTCTCGATCGGCGTCCTCGGTCCATGGCTGGCCGACCTACCGGCCGACCGCTGGGCGACCGTCGGGCAGCAGCACCAGGCGCGGTCGGCCCTCGAGTGGCACCCCGAGTACGGCGACCGCGCGTCGTACCTCTCGCTCACCGGCGTCGACCTGGACGTCCGGGAATTACGGGAGCGCCTCGACGGTTGTGTCCTGCGAGCGGACGAAGCGGTCCACCCCCTGACCGATCCGTTCGCCCCCTACTTGGAAGGAAGTACTGCAGCATGAAGAAGGACATCCACCCCGACTACCGCCGGGTCGTCTTCAGGGACAAGTCCGGCAACTTCAGCTTCCTCACCGGTTCGACCCGCGCGAGCAACGAGACCACCGAGTGGCACGACGGGAACACCTACCCGGTCGTCGACGTCGAGATCTCGTCCGCGAGCCACCCGTTCTACACGGGTCAGCAGCGCGTGATGGACACCCAGGGTCGCGTGGAGAAGTTCCGCAAGCGCTACGGCCAGAAGTAACCCGCCGTACCCAACGCCCCGCTCGATCCGTCGAGCGGGGCGTTTGCATGCCCGCCCGACGCCATCTTTGAGAAGCCACCAACCGTTCCGCGGCCCCGCAGACGGTCGATGGCTTCTCAAAGTTGGGTTGTCTCGGATT
This Kribbella sp. NBC_00482 DNA region includes the following protein-coding sequences:
- a CDS encoding IclR family transcriptional regulator, coding for MSGNVPASTRTLRVLTFLATQPGPVPMERIASAVGLPRSSTYHLLRAMIDEGFVVHLPEEKRYGLGVAAFEIGSAYLRHDPLERLARPLLAQLVHEVGQTAHLGVLHGRELVYLLKEQPPRPVTLVTDVGVRLPATLTASGRALLAELPPAQVRALFPAPESFVRRTDLGPQTLTQLRRILADEKRQGFAVEDSFITPGVASVASAAVDHAGHPVAAISVTFRTDAVPTTERPHLAHKIRQAAKALTRRLHG
- the rpmG gene encoding 50S ribosomal protein L33, coding for MAKRNDLRPIVKLRSTAGTGFTYVTRKNRRNNPDRLVIRKYDPKLRAHVDFREER
- a CDS encoding type B 50S ribosomal protein L31 gives rise to the protein MKKDIHPDYRRVVFRDKSGNFSFLTGSTRASNETTEWHDGNTYPVVDVEISSASHPFYTGQQRVMDTQGRVEKFRKRYGQK
- the rpsN gene encoding 30S ribosomal protein S14 gives rise to the protein MATTAKSARNNHRRRTVARYSERRAALKAIIAAPDTSPADRAEAQLKLQKLPRDASPTRIRNRDITDGRPRGYIGKAGLSRIHFRELAHRGELPGITKSSW
- a CDS encoding GTP-binding protein, whose amino-acid sequence is MIPVTLLTGLDDGFRGAVAGNLLAAAGPRGVLVEYDVSALSTGSVVRIARTATGVIDREVITMDHPCVSCAMRGSLVQLLASIAAVDQYDAAIVNVPTAGDTHAIANEIDHDTDLYVDAVITTIDTTTATADLTGEELIRERGIPTAAEDGRAIAEVVVRQLEYADAAVLSTDDESTRALIQAINPKLLIKTSPADLLGVRLHVPGTTVEPGSIAAPVDGRTFVWQSARPFHPERLYDALEDLVAGTARGRGTLWIATQHRSRLSWDSFGTNVSIGVLGPWLADLPADRWATVGQQHQARSALEWHPEYGDRASYLSLTGVDLDVRELRERLDGCVLRADEAVHPLTDPFAPYLEGSTAA